Proteins encoded together in one Cherax quadricarinatus isolate ZL_2023a chromosome 33, ASM3850222v1, whole genome shotgun sequence window:
- the Polr3K gene encoding DNA-directed RNA polymerase III subunit RPC10, translated as MLYFCPTCANLLIVEEGSQGMRFSCVTCPYVFPIKRCVSYKIYPKMKALDDVLGGSAAWKNVDSTDEPCPKCAHPRAYFMQVQTRSADEPMTLFYKCCSPTCGHRWKE; from the exons ATGTTGTATTTTTGTCCCACTTGCGCAAATCTACTGATCGTGGAGGAGGGCTCACAG GGTATGCGCTTCTCTTGTGTCACCTGTCCATATGTTTTCCCAATCAAGAGATGTGTGTCATACAAGATTTACCCTAAAATGAAGGCACTTGATGATGTTCTTGGAGGTTCAGCTGCTTGGAAAAACGTTGATTCTACTGATGAACCTTGCCCTAAGTGTGCTCACCCTAGAGCCTACTTCATGCAAGTGCAGACAAGATCGGCTGATGAGCCTATGACTCTGTTCTACAAATGctgctcacctacttgtggtcaTCGCTGGAAAGAATAA
- the Tcs1 gene encoding threonylcarbamoyl-AMP synthase codes for MKIFTLFLQLAKSLGTAAAEAAPNGLSMSNVTRLWEGPSLATHAEKASAALLSGHVIAVPTDTLYGIAALAQNNTAIERIYEIKRRSSTKPLAICVSTVEDIYLWGKVTVPHSLLTSLLPGPVTLVFQRTKQLNLAFNPGTDLVGIRIPNEDFIRAVARCCSSPLALTSANISSKASPVCVEEFSELWSKLHAVFDSGHLGEHLESREGSTIVDLSHPGTYRLIRRGIAYEQTSKILQSYDLCLTD; via the coding sequence ATGAAAATTTTTACCTTATTTTTGCAATTGGCCAAATCATTGGGCACTGCAGCAGCAGAGGCTGCACCTAATGGTCTTTCGATGAGCAATGTAACTCGTTTATGGGAAGGGCCTTCCTTAGCCACTCATGCTGAGAAAGCTTCAGCTGCATTGCTTTCTGGCCATGTTATTGCAGTGCCAACTGATACACTGTATGGGATTGCTGCATTAGCTCAGAACAATACAGCTATAGAAAGAATTTATGAAATCAAAAGGCGTAGTTCAACCAAACCACTAGCTATTTGTGTATCGACAGTGGAAGACATTTATCTCTGGGGCAAAGTAACTGTACCACATTCATTACTTACTTCATTGCTACCAGGGCCAGTTACATTGGTATTTCAGCGCACAAAACAACTTAATTTGGCATTTAATCCTGGTACTGATTTAGTTGGTATTCGTATTCCCAATGAGGATTTTATAAGAGCTGTAGCCAGATGCTGTAGCTCTCCCTTAGCTTTAACAAGTGCAAATATCAGTAGTAAAGCTAGCCCTGTGTGTGTGGAAGAGTTCAGTGAGCTCTGGAGTAAGCTTCATGCTGTGTTTGACAGTGGCCATCTTGGTGAGCACTTGGAAAGTCGAGAAGGATCAACAATTGTTGATCTCTCACACCCAGGCACATATAGACTTATTCGAAGAGGAATTGCCTATGAACAGACTTCAAAAATTCTCCAGAGTTATGACCTTTGTTTAACTGATTAA